One genomic region from Sulfurimonas sp. hsl 1-7 encodes:
- a CDS encoding c-type cytochrome: MIKFSNKLLVSASVAALVSFGFSGCMESATPTKASIDGGVNYPVVNGKTSSYYVNTQAHNMTINNGRVPTKDEYNAWNSDVMPDGTGLPEGEGTVTEGEEVYEAKCVMCHGDFGSGGGGYPALSKGNAYEMYKTLTRQRLKPDSDGPSRFFGSFWAEASTMWWYIKDAMPHPATDTLTDDEVYSLVAYVLNVNEMEIDGVPVDEEYVLNKENFLKIKMPAKAVYEPVIDGPQGPENVRKFYANPDNFGGQKVARSERCMTNCQEPTVHVAEITVGISDFHPPMTSVRDLPAEEGTSSFDAKAAYTESCAMCHDTGAAPAPGDKGAWAPLLAKGMDGVYKNGLNGTDAGMPAKGGSSLSDKEFKLVVDYIVNQSK; this comes from the coding sequence ATGATCAAATTTAGTAATAAGTTATTAGTATCAGCTTCTGTAGCTGCACTAGTATCATTTGGTTTCTCTGGATGTATGGAAAGCGCTACACCTACTAAAGCATCAATTGATGGTGGTGTAAACTATCCAGTAGTAAACGGAAAAACTAGTTCTTACTATGTAAATACTCAAGCTCATAACATGACTATTAATAACGGTCGTGTTCCGACAAAAGATGAGTACAATGCTTGGAACTCTGATGTAATGCCAGACGGTACAGGTTTACCGGAAGGTGAAGGTACTGTAACTGAAGGTGAAGAAGTTTACGAAGCTAAATGTGTAATGTGTCACGGTGACTTTGGTTCAGGTGGTGGTGGTTATCCAGCACTTTCTAAAGGTAATGCATATGAGATGTATAAAACATTAACACGTCAAAGACTAAAACCAGATTCTGATGGTCCTTCAAGATTCTTCGGTAGTTTCTGGGCAGAAGCTAGTACAATGTGGTGGTACATTAAAGATGCTATGCCACACCCGGCAACTGATACTTTAACAGATGACGAAGTATATTCATTAGTAGCTTATGTATTAAACGTAAATGAAATGGAAATTGATGGTGTGCCTGTAGATGAAGAGTATGTTCTTAACAAAGAGAACTTCTTAAAAATCAAAATGCCGGCAAAAGCTGTTTATGAGCCTGTAATTGATGGTCCACAAGGTCCTGAAAATGTTCGTAAATTCTATGCAAACCCAGATAACTTTGGTGGGCAAAAAGTAGCAAGAAGTGAACGTTGTATGACTAACTGTCAAGAGCCAACTGTTCATGTAGCTGAAATCACTGTTGGTATTAGTGACTTCCATCCACCAATGACATCTGTAAGAGACTTACCTGCTGAAGAGGGAACTTCTTCTTTTGATGCAAAAGCTGCTTATACAGAATCTTGTGCAATGTGTCACGACACTGGTGCAGCTCCAGCTCCTGGTGATAAAGGTGCATGGGCTCCATTACTTGCTAAAGGTATGGACGGTGTTTACAAAAATGGTCTAAACGGTACAGATGCTGGTATGCCGGCTAAAGGTGGTTCATCACTAAGTGATAAAGAATTTAAACTTGTAGTTGACTATATAGTTAACCAAAGCAAATAA
- a CDS encoding thiosulfate oxidation carrier protein SoxY — protein MERRQFLSMTLGALALAVVPASVRAEDFRKSKPAVWTAHTVDDSIMAMYGKKDLTMSNVKLTAAKVASDSPKKAVASNGGAIPVDFSVSVPAKTVAVFQDANPEAAVCVYTVSKYDVMDYSIKIKMAKSGTITIVAEGTDGKLYAAKQTLDVALGGCEG, from the coding sequence ATGGAAAGAAGACAATTTTTAAGTATGACTTTAGGTGCATTAGCTTTAGCTGTTGTACCTGCAAGCGTAAGAGCTGAGGATTTCAGAAAATCTAAACCAGCTGTATGGACTGCACACACTGTTGATGATTCTATCATGGCAATGTATGGTAAAAAAGACCTTACTATGAGTAATGTTAAATTAACTGCTGCTAAAGTTGCATCTGATAGCCCTAAAAAAGCTGTTGCATCTAACGGTGGTGCAATTCCAGTAGATTTTTCAGTATCTGTTCCTGCTAAAACTGTAGCAGTATTCCAAGATGCTAACCCAGAAGCTGCTGTATGTGTATACACTGTATCTAAATACGATGTTATGGATTATTCAATCAAAATCAAAATGGCTAAATCTGGTACTATTACTATCGTAGCTGAAGGTACTGACGGTAAACTTTATGCTGCTAAACAAACTTTAGATGTTGCACTTGGTGGATGTGAAGGTTAA
- a CDS encoding thiosulfate oxidation carrier complex protein SoxZ: protein MTHVVATVNGETVMEMSTSQFLSKNPIFKFDIKGIGAKGDSLEMVAVDRKGNTLKGKGKIK, encoded by the coding sequence ATTACTCACGTAGTTGCTACTGTTAACGGTGAAACTGTAATGGAGATGTCTACTTCTCAATTCCTATCTAAGAACCCAATCTTTAAATTCGATATCAAAGGTATCGGTGCTAAAGGTGACTCTCTTGAAATGGTTGCTGTTGATAGAAAAGGTAACACTTTAAAAGGTAAAGGTAAAATTAAATAA
- a CDS encoding thioredoxin family protein — MLKKSLLSILYIFILSAIQLSAEIIDIDKAVEASKKSGKTPLVYLHKTGCPYCERLEEFTLDDEDVDQYIKENFKFIIINVSHKEDVVIYDKERTSAKEFAENIGYNFYPSVLFFSNSGELDHGSIGYIEEKDFLAILKYMKTGAFKTMSIDEYKKKTGFIEENSGELIDKRQKL; from the coding sequence ATGTTAAAAAAATCATTACTAAGTATTTTATATATTTTTATATTGTCAGCGATCCAACTTTCAGCAGAGATAATTGATATCGACAAAGCAGTTGAAGCATCTAAGAAAAGTGGGAAAACCCCTCTTGTGTATCTTCATAAAACAGGTTGTCCATACTGTGAAAGACTTGAAGAGTTTACTCTTGACGATGAGGATGTAGATCAATATATCAAAGAAAACTTCAAATTTATTATTATCAATGTTTCACACAAAGAAGATGTAGTTATATATGATAAAGAGCGTACAAGCGCTAAAGAGTTTGCAGAAAACATTGGATATAACTTCTATCCTTCTGTTTTGTTTTTCAGTAACTCCGGAGAACTAGATCACGGCAGTATCGGTTATATAGAAGAGAAAGACTTTCTTGCAATATTAAAGTATATGAAAACAGGCGCATTTAAAACAATGAGTATAGATGAATATAAAAAGAAAACCGGTTTTATTGAAGAGAATAGCGGTGAACTAATAGATAAGAGACAAAAACTATGA
- a CDS encoding MOSC domain-containing protein, with the protein MNGKVLKLFITSNDEQKTRLTPDAITVDEDGVLEDKFYKKDLMRAVLITSLDSYNLAKENGIEIEYGLLGENILIDANPYSLVPGQTLKIGDTILEITQNCTLCKGLSTVSSKLPKILKDDRGIFAKVVNGKSTINIGDIVEI; encoded by the coding sequence ATGAACGGCAAAGTTTTAAAACTTTTTATTACATCTAATGATGAACAAAAGACACGACTAACACCTGATGCTATTACAGTTGATGAAGATGGTGTTCTAGAAGATAAATTCTATAAAAAAGATTTAATGCGTGCCGTTTTAATTACGTCATTAGATAGTTATAATTTAGCTAAAGAGAACGGTATAGAGATAGAATATGGTCTTTTAGGGGAAAATATCCTCATAGATGCAAACCCTTATTCATTAGTTCCTGGGCAAACACTAAAAATCGGCGATACTATTTTAGAGATTACTCAAAACTGTACCCTCTGTAAAGGATTATCTACCGTAAGCTCAAAACTTCCAAAAATACTAAAAGATGATCGCGGTATCTTTGCAAAAGTAGTCAACGGTAAGTCTACAATCAATATCGGTGACATAGTAGAAATCTAA
- a CDS encoding DUF4395 domain-containing protein, protein MNLPSFLNKYGEEVPGYDVRVINEREARAAAGILGTLGIMVIFIGIGFNHIIVARVYIAFLWFEFLLRITKPSYAPSLLLARFFVQNQTPEYVGAAQKRFAWAIGWFISFPMIYWFVLNWDITFYKVLICVLCAALMFFESAFSICLGCMLYKYIKKEDPQYCPGGVCEVRKKEPIQTFNLMQKIIAGVTAIGLVVGIYLFLAYTEPKTFFGDFLHEAVLTDAQLQAQKDAAYEKEMAAEFGDEDEEE, encoded by the coding sequence TTGAACTTACCTAGTTTTTTAAATAAGTACGGGGAAGAGGTTCCCGGATATGACGTAAGAGTTATTAACGAAAGAGAAGCAAGAGCGGCAGCAGGTATACTTGGAACACTTGGAATAATGGTTATCTTTATCGGTATAGGGTTTAACCACATCATTGTAGCCAGAGTATATATTGCATTTTTATGGTTTGAATTTCTACTTAGAATTACAAAACCAAGTTATGCACCCTCTTTACTACTTGCAAGATTTTTTGTACAAAATCAAACACCGGAGTATGTAGGTGCAGCACAAAAACGTTTTGCATGGGCAATTGGGTGGTTTATCTCATTTCCTATGATCTATTGGTTTGTGCTTAACTGGGATATCACTTTCTACAAAGTTTTAATTTGTGTGCTTTGTGCCGCATTGATGTTTTTTGAAAGTGCTTTTTCTATATGTCTTGGATGTATGCTTTACAAATACATTAAAAAAGAAGACCCTCAATATTGTCCAGGAGGTGTTTGTGAAGTTCGTAAGAAAGAGCCTATACAAACATTCAATCTTATGCAAAAAATCATAGCAGGTGTAACTGCTATTGGGCTTGTAGTTGGTATATACCTCTTCTTGGCATATACTGAGCCTAAAACATTCTTTGGAGACTTTCTCCATGAAGCAGTACTAACAGATGCACAGCTCCAAGCACAAAAAGATGCAGCCTATGAAAAAGAGATGGCAGCAGAGTTTGGAGATGAGGATGAAGAGGAGTAA